TTTCACACGCCAGGAGTAACGGACATCCTTATTCCATTCTTCCATCTCGATGTGGTTTTGAGCACTCTCGTCGTCTTAGTCATGGTTGAAAGGAAGGGGTACTGACTTGAAGGCCCGGTACTTGCCGACATTATTCAAGTGCTCATTTTCCAACCTGGCAATTAGAGGAATAAGGAATCACGGTTTCAGTACTTATGTATGAAAGCAGAATTCCTAAAATCTCGAGGTGCAGGGGACTAAAATGGGAGTCTACAAACATGGTATATAACAATGTTCACTTTAGGATGAACTCTTATGCATTATTCACTGCTCATCAATGAGCGGTGTTCCGTCAGGTAAGACATTGGACTCTTCTGACTCATGGTACAAAGGttagagaagggaaaaagaacacAGCATacctaaaaaaattccaaatcccaCGGCGGATGATTTCCAAGCTAGCAACGATTGCAATCAAGGCCTTTCCATGTAGGAATGGCGCTTCTCTAAAGCCTAAAATGTTCTGCATCCATGCAAGTCTCAGTATGACATTCAGTACCTGCAGTTGCACATAAATCAAGCAGGGTTGATCCATGAGAATGCCCGCCAgcagaaaaacaagaaagttgAGAAGCTTCTAGCATTCAGCTTCAACTCTGCGTAGACATTACAAAAGTAGCGCAGCACAATGTGTGCATTTGCTTACCATGGCTACGAAGTAAATGCTTCTGTTTGGAATTGTGAGTTTATCTCTCAGCCAGGAGTTCTTGGCATTTCGCCTCAGGAGGCCCCAATCAATCACAAGATCCCAGTACGTGTTGGCAACTGTTGCAACCCCTGAGCTAGCTGCTGCGATGATCTTCCATGTGACCCCCCTTCTCAAATCATGACCTGTTCTCATGACAACCGCAATGATGGTTGAAAAGTACTTCAGGCCGTTGATCCCTTGCATTATGTCTCCCTCGTCGTACAGGCGCCGGAGGCACTAAAAACATCAGAATTGAGAATGTTGAGAACCAACATGACAGAACAAATATATATGATATTACATAGCAAAGAGGACAATTCTCAAAGGAAATGAGACAAGACGCTAAAAGCAGTTCTTTGAAGAGGCTTCGGAGAATTTCATGAGATATAAAACTAATTATGTTTTCATGCAAGTTTACCTGAAGAAAACGCATCCCATATGGAATAACTGCAACGACGAAGTAAAATGCTTCGTAGAGTTTGCTTTCATCACACTTGTTTGATCTAGTTCTGAAGTCTCCCCAACCATAGTAACAGATATAAAACTCCAAATTTCTAAAGGCCTGAACCTGAATAATATTTGCCACTGGTATAAGTTACATGCAAAGAAACCTTGGTTCGAAGATTACCATAAGAAATGACAATGTAATGAGCTGATTCAGTTCTGTTTGTTCAGATGACTTTAAACCCAGGATCTAACAGAACACGGTCACTTATTCTTTGATATGACAAGAAAGGATTTTGCTGGAGTAGGCAATGACCGATTTTCAGAATACTGCTATAAATGCTCATTGATATGTCAAGATGATCAGACCAGTGAAAAACATGTCAAAAACAAACCATGCACTTATTCTTTGATACGATGATAAGTGATTCAGAAAATCTGGTCATAGGCTTGAGACTAACACAAGCTGAAACCACTTGGGAATATAGCAACAGCTAGTAATATAGAACTCTGTCACAAGAAGTATGAATACTGCGAGAGCAAACCTGGCTGGTGAGTTGATCTGCCAAGAAAAAATCAGGTAGTGTTACCTGCAACATCGACATAGTGAAATGAAATCACCCCATACTTTATGAAGGTTATGTGTGCCTGATTTGTCTTAAGTCAGTGTGCTCACCTTGTAAAATGGAGCACATATACAATGAAAAGCACAATGAATCAAGAAGAAGCGGCTCGAACGGTACATGATGTTGAAAGGGCAGAATGTTATGCAAGTCACAACCTGTCGAGTTGAGTCCTTAATCTCATTAATTACCAAATAAAGCCTTCTCCTGCTAACAAAATTGTCTACTTTCAAATGCATAAGTATCAACATTGGATGATTGGAGCAATTTCATTCAATCTTACCACGAACAATCCGAGTGGAACTAATTCTGTCAATGTCTTATAGCTTTCCATTCTTGGGTCCATATCCATATCAAGATTAGACAGAACTCCAACCAACATTAACACTGAGAGCCCGGAGCTAAGAAGGAGGACCTCCCGATAACCCAGTTCTGTCCCCTTTTTGAATCCAAATACAAAGGAATAATTGATCCGGTAGCGCCTCCAGAAGTATATGTCCGCGGCATACATTGCCATATGCAAAATAATGAATCCGAACAAGCTGCAGTAAGAAGGTATTCCAGAATGATTCATCCATCCATTTAATGCCATCATATTGTTTctcaataaagaaatttcaaagttttccaTCGTTCAAATGGTAATGAACCTCAAAGAAATATTTTAACTCGCCTATAAAGGGGAAATATAGTTTCCATGTATTTTTGGCGCCCGTCACTTTTTAGGAGATTTCTTGCATGTACAGCCACTATAATGCTCACTATAAGAGCCAATGAGCATCCAGTAAAGCAACCTACAAACaccagaaaaacagaaaaatgtaCCTGGCTATACATAACTGACAAGAACTTAGGTAGAAAGAAGCAGTCTCAGTCTCGCAAATTGAGAGAACTTATTAGCCTTGTCTCGCACTTACAGAGAAAGAAAGCATAGAAGAGTTCATTATTTAAACTAAATATGTTTCTTCTTGTAAAATGTATACCTAGAAAGAACGTAATTCTATGCTTCTCTCTCTTAGCTGTCGGTCTTAGGGTTCGCATCCCTTTACGGCGGTTTCCATTAGCAAAATGCTTAATAAATGCAGCTTCAACTCTTTCCATAAGCCTTGAAACCTGGGGTTCAAAAGATGATTCAAATTTTCCCTTATTGAGAAGGGTGTCATTATTGGGAAAAATTTTAGTATCTCAGTCGCTAGTTACAACCTCATCAGAGCTGCCAAGGTACGAATCATCCACCATCTTTAAGTAAGACTTTGAAGCATTGTGACGAGTGATCTGCATAATTTGATATTAGCATCGCATAGCTGAGCATCAAAAGACCTTGAAGAAGATAGCTAGAACGATGGAATTAATGTACCTTGTCGTACTTCTTCATAATTTTGGAGAATGCTAGTTGGTTCAAGAAGCTGTTAGGTTAACTGGCTTGTCATTGTACTGAGAAATGAAACACAGATGATCCTCGATTATGCTAAAATTGGCAAAGATTGGCCTTACCAGTAGCTCTTTAGAATTTGAAGCTTTTGGTAGAATTCTGTGAAAGCTCCAGTCAGTAATTCCTCTGCTTTCCTCAGCTCTGCCTTGGTGAACAACATATCCCCATTTGAACTCATCAGGATTCCGTTAGCAGCCAATACTGGACTTTGAGGTTGGACAGTGACCTTCACGTGTTCCTTGATACTAATAGGAGCTGATCTGAAGTTAGAGCTATTGGCACCTCTTCTGTTGGCCTTATGATCTGAATCTGCAGCTTTTGCGGTGCCATCATCTCTATCTTTTGGTTCATTGTTTTTCTCACTAGTCATCTCAACTTCTTGGATGACACCCATTTGCGTCCATCCTAGACAGATAAAAGAACGAATTATGAAATTGTTAAGACAGAATTTCTTCACAAGCCCAAAAAGGGAATTCATGCTAAGTCCCACAGTTCGCAAGGTTAAACCATCTTAcactaaaatcacataatcGCGAAGGGTAACCTGCTGTGTAAATGTGAAATATGGTCGTCGAGATgcgatattaatttttttcggAATTTTTGCCACAGGCAAAGATTTCAAAGAGACTCAATTCAATGACACTTGCCCGGCAGCTCTCCAAAAATTTTCCCCTGTATTCCTTCTTTTGGGTCAAAAGACAGTTTCCTTTAGACAGTTCATTGTAAATTTCGGATTAAATTGACTGTGTtctgaggaaaatgaatttgcaGCACCAGTATGCCGGAGGAAAACTTAAAACAAATGCAGAAATCCAGACTGGCATTTGTGCTAGATGCTCTGATGAAGACAATTTGTTTTCTACTTGGTAGGTGAACAGACATAAAGAAGTTTCATAGCAGGACAAGAAAAGCAGCTAAAACTTAACGTGCTCCATACGTTACCTGATCTTGTATTGTTAACAGAAACCGAGGCTGAGGATGGCAAAATATCGATGGCAGCGATGCTAGTGTTGGTCCCCTGTATTGGTTTTTCCATGACTGGTTTCTCGACCCTGATGCGAAGAGCGATCAATGCATTCATCTGCTTGCTCAGTTCATCTGCCTCGGCTACAACTTCCTCTACCTTCTTCTTATAAAAGCACAGAACTTTGTTGAACTCGTCATCCAGCCTCCGGAAGAACAAGAGATCATACTCTCCTCCCTCGTCAGACAACCTCAGAAACATCGTCTGGTACCTCCCGTGGTCTGATCCCTCCTCTTGAGCAGAACTGACTAGTATtacttcttcatcttcactacTTCTCCCGGGAGAATTCCAGGTGTACTGACTTGTCAGCCCGCTGAATGCTCGGTAGAGCGACCCCCTTCTCTTCAAAGGGCCCTGCGAGGTGGTCATCGATGCTCTCGGGGATGGCCACGAATTCATCTGTCGACAGCGCAAGGCATCCTTCAAGATTGACTTGAGAAAGTTGTAATCCATGTAGGCATCTTGCCATTCCGGCACCATTTGGGACACAAGCTCTTTCCCAAACTTCATCTTATATGCTTATAATTTGAAAGTTGCTTCCCACCGTACTGCTTCTTCGGCCAAACATGAATCAAACTGTTCCAAGTGGTGAACTGCAAAGTGTGAATGAAGGGAGCTTGTTCTTGGCCCTCACTGCATATGGAGATGCTGGTGAAGACTCGAGAATGGCGAACACGAAACAAGAGCTATGTGTGAGAACAAGAACAAGTTTCTCAGAAGAACAGTATGGGATTGggtgacctttttttttggatgtttcTTCTCATGCCTTTGCTTTTATCTCAAAGGTTCAACTAACACATGTAAGAAGACTATCAATGACGTACGGCCAGACACAGAGAGACTTCCTTCTTTTTATAAGCGAGGTTGGTCAGGAGTTAATTCCTATGTTACTCCGGGAGTCTCCCTATCCCGTAATCACGGGGCTGACTACAATATCAGATCTAAAGAAGTTCATAACAGTATGAACacaggaaaattgtccaaaaaaatcctaaatttgttataattttgctaacttagtcttaaacatttcaattttcttatttGAGTACTAAATATTGGACAATCAACTTTCACGTTtgtaatttccaacaaaattgaccagatggatttaattggcaaaatgcGAAGAGAAttaggactcaattaacaaaattaaaaaaaaaaatagaattgaattggcaaaaatgtaaTAAGTTGTTTTCTGGACAAGTTTTGGATTATGATTCTAGTGTCTCAAGTTATTCTTTTAGTGGAGAAAGCCCCTTTTTCAGACTCAAAAACACCTCGTTTGAAGCATCGTCACATGCTTCTATAGTTCCCATCATTTCATATTGCATATGCTTTATGCAGATTTAAACGGAGTAATTATATTTCCATTGATCTCGCATGCGATCAGACTATGATCATGGATCAACAATGATGTCTGTCGCTTTCATATGCGTACATTgatcattctattttatttggTGGCTGCAATAACCAATCGAGCATCTCTGTTTTTGCTAATTTCCAGATGATTGCCTGTTCCTTAATCGGCATAACACGACGCCATTTTACAAGCAAGTCACTAACTGTACATGACCTGAAAATTTTGTAACATAGGACGTGTCTTCCTGGGGTTCTTCCCGAGGTCATGTCCTGCCCGTGCTGCGCTTCCGAAGAGGATCGAGAGGATCAATGAAGACGCTTCGCATGAAGAACGGGACGACCCTTGGCGCCAACCTCGGCATATGCGATTACCCATGATTCAGGCGCGGCAGCAATGCGGAGCCCAAGCACCACTCGGCCTCGCGTCCGCTCTGGCTTCCCTCGCCGACACCTGCCTCTCCATGCGGGGCCTCACGCAGATCCACGCCCGCGCCCTTCGCTCCCACCTCCACGACCACCCCTTGGTGCTCGCGAAGATCTTCCGCTTCGCCGCGGTGTCGCCGTCCGGGGACCTGCTGTACGCGCACCGCCTGTTCGACCAAATTCCTCGCCCGAACGCGTTCTTCCACAACCTCCTCATTCGCGGGTACTCCAGTAGCTCGCGGCCTTGCGTCTCCGTCGACCTGTTCAACCAGATGAGGCGGAACGGGGTCGACCCAGATGGGCATTCCTTCACATTCCTGCTGAAAGCGCGGTCTAGAATGAAAGGGAGGAGCGATGATGTACATGGGCTTGTGGTGAGGCTTGGGTTCTCTGGGTATCTGTTCGTCAAGAATGCTTTGATCCACATGTACGCGATGAGAGGTATGCCCGCAGGTGCTCGCAGGGTGTTCGACGAGACCCGGGCGGCCGATGTTGTTACCTGGTCCGGCCTGGTGGTTGCTCACGTGAGAGCTGGGGAGCTGGAACTTGCGAGGGAGGTGTTCGACATGATGCCCGAGAGAGACGTGGTTTCTTGGACTGCCTTGATTTCAGGATATTCGCAGGCAAGCCGTCCGAGGGAGGCCCTGGAATTGTTCTTTGACATGAGGGAAGCAGGAGTGTGGCCAGATGAGGTCACTATGGTGAGCGTGATCTCCGCTTGTTCGAACTTGAAGGATGGCGAGACAGGGTTAGAGATCCACCGCTACATTGAGGAGAACGGGTTTGGGTGGATGGTTTCGCTTAGCAACGCGTTGATTCACATGTACGCACAATGCGGATGCATGGAACAGGCATGGCAGGTGTTCAATGGCATGAGGCGGAGAAGTTTGATCACATGGAACTGCATGATCTTGGCGTGTGCAAACCACGGTGATGCAGAAGATGCCTTGGACTTGTTCCAACGCATGGTTCAGTCCAACATGCAGCCTGACAAGGCGACATTCCTGGCCCTTTTTGTTGCCTATGTGCACAAAGGACTGGTCGATGAAGGGTACAGACTATTTGGGCGTATGCAGAGGGAATACGGCATCGAAGCGGGTATCGAGCACTATGGATGCATGGTAGATATGTTAGGCCGGGCCGGAAGGTTAGAGGAAGCATATAACTTGATCATGAGCATGCCTATGCCGAGCAATGATGTTGTTTGGGGGTCTCTCCTGGCAGCATGCAGGATTTATCGTGACGTCGAGATGGGCGAGAGGGTGGTGCGGAAGCTATTAGAATTGAATCCTCAGAAAGGAGGTTATTATGTTCTTCTTCGCGATATTTATATCGCTGCGGTCGGATGGATGAAGCCAATGAGATGGAACAAATTATGGCAGCCGATGGAGCTTtaaagactccaggatacagtTGGTTGGGAGGATGAAGTCGCTCATTTTTAGTCGCAGACAAGAAACATCCTCACTAGTAATCAATCG
Above is a window of Eucalyptus grandis isolate ANBG69807.140 chromosome 9, ASM1654582v1, whole genome shotgun sequence DNA encoding:
- the LOC104419379 gene encoding phosphate transporter PHO1 homolog 9, yielding MKFGKELVSQMVPEWQDAYMDYNFLKSILKDALRCRQMNSWPSPRASMTTSQGPLKRRGSLYRAFSGLTSQYTWNSPGRSSEDEEVILVSSAQEEGSDHGRYQTMFLRLSDEGGEYDLLFFRRLDDEFNKVLCFYKKKVEEVVAEADELSKQMNALIALRIRVEKPVMEKPIQGTNTSIAAIDILPSSASVSVNNTRSGWTQMGVIQEVEMTSEKNNEPKDRDDGTAKAADSDHKANRRGANSSNFRSAPISIKEHVKVTVQPQSPVLAANGILMSSNGDMLFTKAELRKAEELLTGAFTEFYQKLQILKSYCFLNQLAFSKIMKKYDKITRHNASKSYLKMVDDSYLGSSDEVSRLMERVEAAFIKHFANGNRRKGMRTLRPTAKREKHRITFFLGCFTGCSLALIVSIIVAVHARNLLKSDGRQKYMETIFPLYSLFGFIILHMAMYAADIYFWRRYRINYSFVFGFKKGTELGYREVLLLSSGLSVLMLVGVLSNLDMDMDPRMESYKTLTELVPLGLFVVVTCITFCPFNIMYRSSRFFLIHCAFHCICAPFYKVTLPDFFLADQLTSQVQAFRNLEFYICYYGWGDFRTRSNKCDESKLYEAFYFVVAVIPYGMRFLQCLRRLYDEGDIMQGINGLKYFSTIIAVVMRTGHDLRRGVTWKIIAAASSGVATVANTYWDLVIDWGLLRRNAKNSWLRDKLTIPNRSIYFVAMVLNVILRLAWMQNILGFREAPFLHGKALIAIVASLEIIRRGIWNFFRLENEHLNNVGKYRAFKSVPLPFNHD
- the LOC104419380 gene encoding pentatricopeptide repeat-containing protein At5g15300, which gives rise to MRLPMIQARQQCGAQAPLGLASALASLADTCLSMRGLTQIHARALRSHLHDHPLVLAKIFRFAAVSPSGDLLYAHRLFDQIPRPNAFFHNLLIRGYSSSSRPCVSVDLFNQMRRNGVDPDGHSFTFLLKARSRMKGRSDDVHGLVVRLGFSGYLFVKNALIHMYAMRGMPAGARRVFDETRAADVVTWSGLVVAHVRAGELELAREVFDMMPERDVVSWTALISGYSQASRPREALELFFDMREAGVWPDEVTMVSVISACSNLKDGETGLEIHRYIEENGFGWMVSLSNALIHMYAQCGCMEQAWQVFNGMRRRSLITWNCMILACANHGDAEDALDLFQRMVQSNMQPDKATFLALFVAYVHKGLVDEGYRLFGRMQREYGIEAGIEHYGCMVDMLGRAGRLEEAYNLIMSMPMPSNDVVWGSLLAACRIYRDVEMGERVVRKLLELNPQKGGYYVLLRDIYIAAVGWMKPMRWNKLWQPMEL